In the Brevinematales bacterium genome, one interval contains:
- a CDS encoding CBS domain-containing protein has product MPRRKSTSDFKKLVFNYLSNIHAGEMVLPRPHVITCYADSTPDEVLSTFKKYMYSRIPLVDRKTDKIIGYIFYKDFCNKYIETKGKFNIIDVKREILFIPENMNAMDIMNEMKNKFTNIAIVVDEYGNHIGIITLEDIVEKILGELLDETDNKEDEEFEVQKINDGEYLVSAWAPIEDIALEIGMEIDKDILENMDVRTIVGFIMYISGNIPRYNSTYEYKDFLFKVVEIENNRPSKILIRRK; this is encoded by the coding sequence ATGCCCAGACGAAAATCTACATCCGATTTCAAAAAACTAGTTTTCAATTACCTTTCTAACATACATGCTGGAGAAATGGTATTACCAAGACCTCATGTGATAACCTGCTATGCTGATTCAACACCAGATGAAGTATTGTCAACATTTAAAAAATATATGTATTCTAGGATACCATTAGTTGACAGAAAAACAGATAAAATTATTGGATATATCTTCTACAAAGACTTTTGTAATAAGTACATTGAAACAAAAGGTAAATTCAATATAATCGATGTAAAAAGAGAAATATTATTCATTCCCGAAAACATGAATGCAATGGATATTATGAATGAAATGAAAAATAAATTTACCAACATTGCAATTGTTGTTGATGAATACGGAAACCACATAGGAATAATAACTCTCGAAGATATAGTCGAAAAAATACTAGGAGAGTTACTTGATGAAACAGACAACAAAGAAGATGAAGAATTTGAAGTTCAAAAAATCAATGACGGAGAATATTTAGTAAGTGCTTGGGCACCTATAGAAGACATAGCTCTTGAGATTGGTATGGAAATCGACAAAGATATCCTTGAAAATATGGATGTTAGAACCATAGTAGGCTTCATAATGTACATATCAGGAAATATTCCTAGATATAATAGTACTTATGAATACAAAGATTTTCTGTTCAAAGTCGTTGAAATAGAAAACAATAGACCTTCAAAAATACTCATTAGAAGGAAATAA
- the phoU gene encoding phosphate signaling complex protein PhoU encodes MIKLEKEVSQIEEDIVNTTSIVTDMLYQAIRGLKEMNKETCEGVIKSDEKVDKIEVEIESKIIRAIALYQPEAEMLRKLVMAVKINKDIERIGDHAVNIASNTIKSLSLGKIEIPEEVDSMFNNLIIMMNKTVRAFIDHNSEMAKEVITMDKEIDNLRNKGVKRIMQESQRDNSTERAILLILVFKDLERIGDLLTNICEDTVYIIDGKIIEHKYK; translated from the coding sequence ATGATAAAACTTGAAAAAGAAGTTAGTCAAATTGAAGAAGATATTGTAAATACAACTTCAATAGTTACTGACATGTTATATCAAGCAATAAGAGGATTGAAGGAAATGAACAAAGAGACTTGTGAAGGAGTGATCAAATCTGATGAAAAGGTTGATAAGATCGAAGTTGAAATCGAAAGCAAGATAATAAGAGCTATAGCACTTTACCAGCCTGAAGCAGAAATGTTAAGAAAACTCGTGATGGCAGTTAAGATAAACAAGGACATTGAGAGAATAGGAGATCATGCTGTTAATATAGCCAGTAATACCATAAAGTCTCTCAGCCTAGGTAAGATAGAAATACCTGAAGAAGTCGACAGTATGTTTAACAACCTCATAATAATGATGAATAAAACGGTTAGAGCATTTATAGATCATAACTCAGAGATGGCTAAAGAAGTTATTACAATGGATAAGGAAATTGATAACCTGAGAAATAAGGGAGTAAAAAGGATAATGCAAGAAAGCCAAAGAGACAATAGTACTGAAAGAGCAATATTACTAATTCTTGTCTTTAAGGACCTTGAGAGAATAGGAGATTTGCTTACTAACATATGTGAAGATACAGTCTATATAATAGACGGTAAAATCATAGAACATAAGTACAAGTAA
- the pstB gene encoding phosphate ABC transporter ATP-binding protein PstB encodes MKNNNRNNNTNEILSTHSLNFWYGDIHVLKNINISIKRNKITALIGPSGCGKTTLLRTFNKMYKLSEGVKIEGKIIFEGMNIIEDGAIDDFELRSKIGMVFQKPNPFYTSIYNNVAFGPRLRGIKRKSDLDEIVERSLRRAGIWDEVKDRLNKPAISLSGGQQQRVCIARALAVQPEVLLMDEPTSALDPASTAKIEELIIDLAQNYTVVIVTHNMQQASRISDFTGFMLNGELIEFGPTEDIFTTPKDERTENYITGKFG; translated from the coding sequence ATGAAGAATAACAACAGAAATAATAATACTAATGAAATACTATCAACTCATTCTTTGAATTTCTGGTACGGTGATATCCATGTACTCAAGAATATTAACATATCCATAAAGAGAAACAAAATCACAGCTCTAATAGGCCCATCGGGTTGTGGGAAAACAACGTTACTTAGAACTTTCAATAAAATGTACAAACTTTCAGAAGGAGTAAAAATAGAAGGAAAGATAATATTTGAGGGAATGAACATTATAGAGGATGGAGCTATTGATGATTTTGAGCTGCGAAGTAAAATAGGTATGGTATTCCAAAAACCAAACCCTTTTTATACATCTATCTATAACAACGTTGCGTTTGGTCCTAGACTAAGAGGTATAAAGAGAAAAAGTGACCTGGATGAAATAGTTGAGAGATCTTTGAGAAGAGCTGGTATTTGGGATGAAGTAAAAGATAGACTTAATAAACCAGCAATATCTCTATCAGGAGGTCAGCAGCAAAGAGTATGTATAGCAAGAGCTTTAGCAGTACAACCAGAAGTTTTGCTTATGGACGAACCCACTTCAGCTCTAGATCCAGCATCTACAGCAAAAATTGAAGAACTTATCATCGATTTGGCCCAAAACTATACAGTTGTCATAGTAACCCACAATATGCAACAGGCATCAAGGATATCAGACTTTACAGGATTTATGCTGAATGGGGAACTAATTGAATTTGGTCCAACAGAAGATATATTTACTACCCCAAAAGACGAAAGGACAGAAAACTATATAACAGGAAAATTTGGATAA
- the rdgB gene encoding RdgB/HAM1 family non-canonical purine NTP pyrophosphatase → MKLTRILVATSNKGKYNEIADIILGVLPGIEILSLSDLPKIPPPVENGKTFFDNALIKAKYYYSAYNIPLISEDSGLEVNALNGEPGVMSAIYAGENSTQEDLIRKLLKNMENKTDRSAKFVCLAVFMYGKDRYLFSEGIVRGKIAYEPRGQYGFGYDPVFIPEGYDKTFAELGSSVKNRISHRREAILGLLLGMRDLGCFL, encoded by the coding sequence ATGAAACTTACTAGGATACTTGTAGCAACTTCTAATAAAGGTAAGTACAATGAAATAGCTGATATAATCTTGGGAGTATTACCTGGTATAGAAATTCTCTCTCTGTCTGATTTGCCTAAAATACCTCCCCCAGTCGAGAATGGTAAAACTTTTTTTGATAATGCACTTATAAAGGCAAAGTATTACTATAGTGCTTACAACATTCCTTTAATATCGGAAGACTCAGGTTTGGAAGTTAATGCTTTGAATGGGGAACCGGGTGTTATGTCTGCAATATATGCTGGTGAGAACTCAACGCAGGAAGATTTAATAAGAAAATTACTCAAAAATATGGAAAACAAGACAGACAGGAGTGCAAAGTTTGTCTGTTTAGCTGTTTTTATGTATGGTAAGGACAGATATTTGTTTTCAGAAGGTATTGTTAGAGGTAAAATAGCTTATGAACCTAGAGGACAGTACGGTTTTGGGTATGATCCTGTTTTTATACCTGAGGGGTATGATAAAACATTTGCTGAATTGGGTAGTAGTGTTAAGAATAGAATAAGTCATAGGAGGGAGGCTATTCTGGGTTTGTTGCTTGGGATGAGGGATTTGGGTTGTTTTTTGTAG
- the pstC gene encoding phosphate ABC transporter permease subunit PstC, which translates to MDLSKFKLKLDLKSRRKFGDVIAKGFIYFVAFLAILLLVFIIVFIFRESFLIVTKGFVKGYASLDRLFSSVWQPISSEPKYGVIPLMVGSLKISIIALLIAIPLGVFSALYVSVYASRRIKEFIKPVIELIAGLPTVVIGFFMLMVAASFLQELFQWDYRLNAIVGGIGVSIAILPAIFTIAEDGMNTVPKHLVESAYALGASKHHIAWRVILPSSINYTFSAIIIGGIRAFGETMIVLMCTGNAAVLTFDFMLPTRTMAATIGAEMGEVVIGDEHYAVLFFIGSILLTFTIVFNMLANYISSRIRAKMGIS; encoded by the coding sequence ATGGATCTAAGTAAGTTTAAGTTAAAGTTAGATCTAAAGTCTAGAAGGAAGTTCGGTGATGTAATTGCAAAGGGGTTTATATACTTTGTTGCTTTCCTGGCTATACTACTTTTGGTTTTTATAATTGTTTTTATATTCAGAGAAAGTTTTCTTATTGTTACAAAGGGATTTGTAAAAGGGTATGCTTCGCTTGACAGGCTTTTTTCGTCGGTATGGCAACCTATTTCTTCCGAGCCGAAGTACGGAGTTATACCTTTAATGGTAGGTTCTTTGAAAATATCCATTATTGCTTTATTAATTGCTATACCACTTGGCGTTTTTTCTGCTTTGTATGTCAGTGTTTATGCTTCTAGGAGAATTAAGGAATTCATAAAACCAGTTATAGAGCTTATAGCAGGTTTACCTACTGTTGTGATAGGATTTTTTATGCTTATGGTCGCTGCATCTTTTTTGCAGGAATTGTTTCAATGGGACTATAGATTGAATGCAATTGTAGGTGGAATTGGTGTAAGCATAGCAATCTTACCAGCCATATTCACAATAGCTGAAGATGGAATGAATACAGTACCGAAACATCTTGTAGAATCTGCTTATGCATTAGGGGCGTCAAAACATCATATTGCTTGGCGTGTCATTTTACCTTCTTCTATAAATTACACGTTCTCAGCTATAATAATAGGTGGCATAAGAGCTTTTGGTGAAACTATGATAGTTCTAATGTGTACAGGGAATGCTGCTGTATTGACTTTTGACTTTATGCTACCTACCAGAACAATGGCGGCAACTATAGGTGCCGAAATGGGTGAAGTTGTAATAGGTGATGAACATTATGCTGTCCTCTTCTTCATAGGTTCAATACTTCTAACTTTTACTATAGTATTCAATATGCTAGCAAACTATATATCATCAAGGATAAGGGCAAAAATGGGTATTTCATGA
- the tsaD gene encoding tRNA (adenosine(37)-N6)-threonylcarbamoyltransferase complex transferase subunit TsaD, producing MIILGIETSCDETSVAVVEDGKKVMSNVVISQVEFHKEFFGVVPEVASRKHLEFINIALEKALSNSGINLKDIDKIAVTFGPGLVSSLLIGVNVAKTISLSLKKPLIKVDHIEAHLFSPFIEYEISFPFIGLVVSGGHTNMFIVRDFYNIELVGHTIDDAVGEAFDKVAKMLGLGYPGGPIIDRLSKEGNPNSFKFPLGAVDKPYDRYNFSYSGLKTSVLYTIRNITNIDGRTIKDICASFQKSAIDVLHLKVKRLVEDSGIKNVVVAGGVSANSYLRKKFLEDEEIKTYIPSIKYSTDNAAMVASLAFFKPVEANYNDDVYPRFRNLIKGKRIIS from the coding sequence ATGATAATTCTAGGAATAGAAACTTCTTGCGATGAAACATCAGTTGCTGTAGTAGAAGACGGAAAAAAAGTAATGTCCAATGTTGTAATATCTCAAGTCGAATTCCACAAAGAGTTTTTCGGAGTAGTACCTGAAGTTGCTTCTAGAAAACATTTAGAATTCATAAATATCGCCCTAGAAAAAGCACTAAGTAACTCAGGAATAAACCTAAAAGACATAGATAAGATAGCAGTCACATTTGGACCAGGATTAGTTTCTTCACTCCTAATAGGAGTAAATGTAGCTAAAACTATATCGCTATCACTAAAAAAACCACTCATAAAAGTTGATCATATAGAAGCACACCTATTTTCACCATTCATAGAATACGAAATTTCATTTCCTTTCATAGGACTAGTTGTATCTGGTGGACACACAAACATGTTTATAGTAAGAGATTTCTACAATATCGAGCTCGTGGGACACACTATCGATGACGCTGTTGGTGAAGCATTTGACAAAGTTGCTAAAATGCTAGGACTTGGATATCCTGGAGGTCCTATAATCGATAGATTATCAAAAGAAGGGAACCCAAACTCGTTTAAATTTCCCCTAGGTGCAGTAGATAAACCCTATGACAGGTATAACTTTAGCTATAGTGGACTCAAAACAAGCGTACTATACACAATAAGAAACATAACTAATATCGATGGAAGAACTATAAAAGATATTTGTGCATCGTTCCAAAAATCTGCTATTGACGTCTTACACTTAAAAGTAAAAAGATTAGTAGAAGATTCTGGAATAAAAAACGTAGTTGTTGCAGGAGGAGTCTCAGCAAACTCCTACCTGAGAAAAAAATTCCTAGAAGACGAAGAAATAAAAACATACATTCCATCTATCAAATACTCAACAGATAACGCAGCAATGGTAGCATCTCTGGCATTCTTTAAACCAGTAGAAGCAAACTATAACGACGATGTCTATCCAAGGTTTAGAAACCTTATCAAAGGCAAAAGAATCATCAGCTAA
- the glyS gene encoding glycine--tRNA ligase subunit beta: MKKDFLFEIGTEEIPHDYLSKSHIQFEKIFIETLSSYNLNYAKIYTYSTPRRLAILITDLEEKQEDRKIIKKGPPKNIAYHENGEPTQALKGFLSTVSSFEGQIKILKEGEKEFVFFEGIQKGEYTEEILKREIPRIVKSIEFPKTMRWSNVDFRFVRPIRWIVCLFGDKILDIELATIKSSNISYGHRFIGENVEIKNPREYEELLENKGKVIPSPSKRKEVILKDVEKISKELNSVPVLSEKLLEEIVNLVEYPKTTIGTFDEKFLEIPNEILISEMVEHQKFIPLTRDSKLINKFIIVVNTQPNEKIVKGNQKVISARLNDGKFLYEEDTKKSIEFFIQKTKELIFFAGLGTIYDKMKRMEKLSQRIMEKLKIQDEKIKRASSICKFDLTTGVVYEFPELQGIMGYYYSLNFGEEVEVANYIKEHYKPISSDDELPSSLGAGIVSITDKLDNIFSLYSAGKKVSGSSDPYGLRRQLVGVSRIMINYNLDIDIVDIFTSSKEIYEAFFTKEYKEITEDLKQFVNARLKGLFKEMGFRTDEIEATIKATTNPYDAYLRVKTINNFRNKGEFANVGILFKRVRNILNEAKFTSPTPLNYDILTPEERELYNLILSKKDTVSNYLVTKNYEELLKTLLEFQKPIHNFFEKVFVMDKNTEIRQNRLSLLYQLYKMFEDFIDFNIMELA, encoded by the coding sequence ATGAAGAAAGATTTTCTTTTTGAAATTGGAACAGAAGAAATACCTCATGATTATCTATCAAAATCTCACATACAATTTGAAAAAATATTCATAGAAACGTTATCTTCATACAACTTAAACTATGCAAAGATATACACCTATTCTACTCCTAGGCGTCTAGCAATACTAATAACGGATCTTGAAGAAAAACAAGAAGACAGGAAAATAATCAAAAAAGGACCTCCTAAAAACATAGCATACCACGAAAATGGGGAACCAACACAAGCTCTTAAGGGTTTCTTATCAACAGTATCATCCTTTGAAGGCCAAATAAAAATACTTAAAGAGGGAGAAAAAGAATTTGTATTCTTCGAAGGAATTCAAAAAGGAGAATACACAGAAGAAATACTCAAAAGAGAAATTCCAAGAATAGTAAAGAGTATAGAATTTCCAAAAACGATGAGATGGTCAAACGTAGATTTCAGATTCGTAAGGCCAATTAGATGGATTGTATGCCTATTTGGAGATAAAATCCTAGACATTGAATTAGCAACAATAAAATCCTCAAACATATCTTATGGACACAGATTCATAGGAGAAAATGTAGAAATAAAAAATCCAAGAGAATACGAAGAACTTCTAGAGAATAAAGGTAAAGTCATCCCATCACCTAGTAAAAGAAAAGAAGTAATACTTAAAGATGTTGAAAAAATTTCAAAAGAACTTAACTCGGTACCTGTCTTATCCGAAAAATTACTTGAAGAAATCGTAAATTTAGTAGAATACCCAAAAACGACAATAGGTACATTTGACGAAAAATTTCTTGAAATACCAAACGAAATACTAATATCAGAAATGGTAGAACATCAAAAATTCATCCCATTAACCCGAGATTCAAAACTCATAAATAAATTCATAATAGTGGTAAATACTCAACCAAATGAAAAAATAGTAAAAGGCAATCAAAAGGTTATTTCAGCAAGGCTTAATGATGGTAAATTCCTCTACGAGGAAGATACCAAGAAGTCCATAGAATTCTTTATCCAGAAAACTAAAGAACTAATATTCTTTGCAGGACTTGGAACAATATATGACAAAATGAAAAGAATGGAAAAGCTATCCCAAAGAATAATGGAAAAACTGAAAATTCAGGATGAGAAAATAAAAAGAGCATCAAGTATATGTAAGTTTGATTTAACAACAGGAGTAGTATACGAGTTTCCTGAACTACAAGGTATAATGGGATATTATTACTCTTTGAACTTTGGAGAAGAAGTAGAAGTAGCAAATTACATAAAAGAACACTACAAACCTATATCATCAGACGATGAATTGCCATCATCACTAGGAGCAGGAATCGTATCAATAACAGATAAATTAGATAATATATTCTCACTATATTCAGCAGGTAAAAAAGTATCAGGATCAAGTGACCCTTACGGTTTGAGAAGACAACTAGTCGGCGTATCAAGAATAATGATAAATTACAATCTAGATATTGACATAGTAGACATATTTACATCATCAAAAGAAATATATGAAGCATTCTTCACAAAGGAATATAAAGAAATAACAGAAGACCTTAAGCAATTTGTAAACGCAAGACTCAAAGGATTATTTAAGGAAATGGGTTTTAGAACAGATGAAATAGAAGCAACAATAAAAGCAACAACTAATCCATACGATGCTTACTTAAGAGTGAAAACTATCAATAATTTCAGAAATAAAGGTGAGTTCGCAAACGTCGGGATACTCTTCAAACGAGTCAGAAACATTCTAAACGAAGCTAAATTTACTTCCCCTACTCCACTAAACTACGATATACTAACTCCAGAAGAGAGAGAATTGTATAATCTAATATTATCTAAGAAAGACACTGTGTCTAATTACTTGGTAACTAAAAATTACGAGGAACTACTCAAAACATTACTTGAATTCCAAAAGCCTATACACAATTTCTTTGAAAAAGTTTTCGTAATGGACAAAAATACAGAAATAAGGCAAAACAGATTATCACTTTTGTACCAGCTCTACAAAATGTTCGAAGACTTCATAGATTTCAACATTATGGAACTAGCGTGA
- the pstA gene encoding phosphate ABC transporter permease PstA, with the protein MKDIALPSIKERENKNLKSIYRIGNISTYALLGISSLLVVLILAIILLIIFIGGYEKITWEFLLGSPEEGMTEGGIFPAIFGTVFLVIVMSIFAIPIGVVTAIYLSEYSKKDSLFYRFVHFSINTIAGIPAILIGLFGFSFFIVFIGGGIDNLFYGGKLVWGKPAILWAGITMAVLTLPVVIVSVKEALEAVPSTLREASFALGATKAETVFKVVLPRAMTGVFTGSILAVSRGSGEVAPILFTGAAYFLPYLPSSLNDQFMELGYHIYIMSTQSVDVDATLPIQFATTLVLLLLTFLLNLVAIILRRRLRKLQTL; encoded by the coding sequence ATGAAGGATATAGCGTTACCGAGTATAAAAGAGAGAGAAAATAAAAATCTTAAGAGTATCTATAGGATAGGTAATATATCAACGTATGCTTTACTAGGAATTTCTTCGTTATTAGTAGTGTTGATTCTTGCAATAATACTTTTAATAATATTTATCGGTGGGTATGAAAAAATTACATGGGAATTCTTACTAGGTTCACCTGAAGAAGGAATGACTGAAGGTGGTATATTCCCTGCTATATTTGGAACCGTATTTTTAGTTATAGTCATGTCCATATTTGCAATACCAATTGGAGTTGTGACTGCTATATACCTGAGTGAGTATTCCAAAAAGGATTCTCTATTTTACAGGTTTGTTCATTTTTCAATAAACACAATTGCTGGAATACCTGCTATACTTATAGGTTTGTTTGGTTTTTCTTTCTTCATTGTGTTTATAGGAGGCGGAATTGACAATTTGTTTTACGGTGGCAAACTGGTCTGGGGTAAGCCGGCGATATTGTGGGCTGGTATCACAATGGCAGTACTGACTTTACCCGTTGTTATAGTTTCGGTAAAAGAGGCACTTGAGGCTGTACCAAGTACACTGAGGGAGGCATCATTTGCGTTAGGAGCAACAAAAGCAGAAACTGTTTTTAAAGTTGTTTTACCTAGAGCTATGACAGGAGTCTTTACAGGTTCAATACTTGCAGTATCAAGAGGAAGTGGTGAAGTTGCACCAATACTATTCACAGGAGCAGCATATTTCCTACCCTATCTTCCAAGTTCTCTCAATGATCAATTCATGGAATTAGGTTACCATATATACATAATGTCTACGCAATCCGTTGATGTCGATGCAACATTACCTATACAATTTGCGACAACTCTAGTATTGTTACTTTTGACTTTTCTTCTCAATCTTGTAGCAATAATTCTAAGAAGAAGATTAAGGAAGCTACAAACTTTATAG
- a CDS encoding dihydroorotate dehydrogenase, which translates to MLDFYPTLSNVKFKNPILLASGTASFGLELMKLYDLSELGGIVLKTITLEERKGNEPPRIVETYGGVLNSIGLANPGLRRFKDEVLPKVLGNIKTNIIVSVAGSSVGEFREIVEEISSLDIAFIELNLSCPNVEKGGVTFDSNEENVREVVKVIKRVSKKPFWVKLSPNTSNIVKNALICEEEGADGITAINTILGMKIDVKTGKPVFKNIFAGYSGPAIKPIALRYVYEICKNVSIPVIGVGGISSYEDVLEFMYAGAKLIQIGTSNFFDPLLPKRVVERLYESKM; encoded by the coding sequence ATGTTGGATTTTTACCCTACATTAAGTAATGTAAAATTTAAGAATCCTATTCTGCTAGCATCAGGTACGGCTTCTTTTGGGCTTGAACTTATGAAACTTTATGATTTATCTGAACTTGGAGGTATCGTTTTGAAAACTATAACTCTTGAGGAGAGAAAAGGTAATGAGCCTCCTAGAATAGTTGAAACTTATGGTGGTGTGTTGAATTCAATAGGACTTGCTAATCCTGGGCTTCGTAGGTTTAAGGATGAAGTTTTACCAAAGGTTTTAGGTAATATAAAGACTAACATTATTGTTAGTGTTGCAGGTAGTAGTGTAGGAGAGTTTAGAGAAATAGTTGAAGAGATTTCTTCTTTGGATATTGCTTTTATTGAACTTAACCTTTCCTGTCCAAATGTTGAAAAAGGGGGGGTAACTTTTGATAGTAATGAAGAAAATGTTAGAGAAGTTGTTAAAGTTATAAAAAGAGTTTCGAAAAAGCCCTTCTGGGTAAAATTGAGTCCTAATACATCTAACATAGTTAAAAATGCTCTCATATGTGAGGAAGAAGGTGCTGATGGTATTACAGCTATTAATACTATACTGGGTATGAAAATTGATGTAAAAACTGGTAAACCTGTATTTAAGAATATATTTGCGGGATATTCAGGTCCTGCAATAAAGCCTATTGCGTTGAGATATGTATATGAGATATGTAAGAATGTTTCAATACCTGTGATAGGAGTAGGTGGCATATCGTCTTATGAAGATGTCTTGGAATTTATGTATGCTGGAGCAAAGCTTATACAAATAGGTACTTCAAATTTCTTCGATCCTTTATTGCCAAAGAGGGTCGTTGAAAGACTGTATGAAAGTAAGATGTAA
- a CDS encoding outer-membrane lipoprotein carrier protein LolA — MKKFFVVFSFTLISGMVFSTLTSDVAIRQLRNAYNSISSFTGSITIKIGNKTFSGNIKYKLPNKLKINFFQPSQIDLISDGSSMWIFVKGNNTVIKQPLLPKKGDRVIYVSEVINPYDKYNREYIITLDKYDDKSYTFDLKPKPDVFTTFSSAKFTALKNGLISSINGITVTRETLSISISYSGVNVIIDDREFFFTPPADAQVLTDIFQ; from the coding sequence ATGAAGAAGTTTTTTGTAGTTTTTTCCTTTACCTTAATATCTGGGATGGTTTTTTCAACTTTGACTTCTGATGTTGCAATAAGGCAGCTTCGTAATGCTTACAACTCTATTTCGTCTTTTACTGGTTCTATAACCATAAAAATAGGTAATAAAACCTTCAGTGGTAATATAAAATATAAGTTGCCAAACAAGCTGAAAATAAATTTCTTCCAACCCTCTCAGATAGACTTAATAAGTGATGGGTCTTCCATGTGGATATTTGTAAAGGGTAATAATACTGTTATTAAACAGCCGTTGCTTCCAAAAAAAGGTGATAGAGTTATATATGTTTCAGAAGTTATAAACCCTTATGATAAGTATAACAGAGAGTATATTATAACTCTTGATAAGTATGATGACAAGTCTTATACTTTTGATCTTAAGCCTAAACCTGATGTGTTTACTACCTTCAGTAGTGCTAAGTTTACCGCTCTTAAGAATGGTTTAATTTCTTCAATAAATGGTATTACAGTTACAAGAGAAACTCTATCGATAAGTATATCATATAGTGGTGTTAACGTTATAATTGATGATAGAGAATTCTTCTTTACACCTCCTGCTGATGCTCAGGTTTTAACAGATATTTTCCAGTAG
- a CDS encoding glycosyltransferase family 2 protein yields the protein MKISIIIPVYKEVDLLEDIISKCIYYEYEDKEIIIVIDGATNNEIEETLDNFRNIDYINIIYNNTRLGKVESLNRATDICNGELILFIDNDVELPNDKNFLKNLSKEFIGKDIIELAKEGISTNFFSKIISYDYLGGAIASIISSKTIGINLFLCGSAFAIRKEKFIEIGKFPKTINEDWSLMLKSFMSNIKFSYCTKLKVKTCLPTNINDWINQRKRWAIGMRYWWIEIFKNIQLYIKGLPTIALVGTIMGIPFLISLITSILVLDLETTLRIINISITVFQYIIPSLGIPSIGYLTTYILFGTKGIISLLIAIALNSLIFFLSAKLINFRFNLIEFILYSTIYVPILLSFYIIYGWFISLVDKSNIDWVIQSDTN from the coding sequence ATGAAAATCTCCATCATAATTCCAGTTTACAAAGAAGTTGATCTTCTTGAGGATATTATTAGTAAATGCATATACTATGAATATGAAGATAAAGAAATAATAATAGTAATTGATGGAGCTACTAACAACGAGATCGAAGAAACTTTAGACAATTTTAGAAATATTGATTACATAAATATCATATACAACAATACCAGACTAGGTAAAGTCGAATCCTTAAATAGAGCAACCGACATATGCAACGGAGAATTGATACTTTTCATTGATAACGACGTAGAACTACCTAATGACAAAAATTTCTTAAAAAACCTATCCAAAGAGTTTATCGGAAAAGACATAATTGAACTAGCCAAAGAAGGAATATCTACAAACTTTTTTTCAAAAATTATATCATATGACTATCTAGGTGGTGCTATAGCAAGCATAATATCTTCTAAAACTATAGGTATAAACTTATTCTTATGCGGATCAGCTTTTGCTATAAGAAAAGAGAAGTTCATAGAAATTGGAAAATTTCCTAAAACCATAAACGAAGACTGGAGTTTAATGCTAAAGTCATTTATGTCGAATATCAAGTTTTCATACTGTACTAAACTAAAAGTCAAAACATGTTTGCCAACTAATATCAATGACTGGATAAATCAAAGGAAAAGATGGGCTATTGGTATGAGATATTGGTGGATAGAAATTTTCAAAAATATACAACTTTACATTAAGGGACTCCCTACGATAGCACTAGTAGGAACAATTATGGGAATACCTTTCTTAATTTCTTTAATCACCTCTATCTTAGTCTTAGATTTAGAAACAACTCTAAGGATAATTAACATATCCATAACCGTATTTCAGTACATTATACCTAGCTTAGGAATACCCTCAATAGGATATCTAACTACATACATTCTCTTTGGTACGAAAGGGATAATATCACTTTTAATTGCTATTGCATTGAATAGCCTAATATTCTTTTTGTCCGCAAAGCTAATAAATTTCAGATTTAACCTAATTGAATTTATATTATATTCAACAATTTATGTTCCAATACTACTAAGTTTCTATATAATATACGGATGGTTTATATCACTAGTAGACAAATCAAATATTGACTGGGTTATACAGTCCGATACTAACTAA